One Carassius auratus strain Wakin chromosome 44, ASM336829v1, whole genome shotgun sequence genomic window carries:
- the LOC113062368 gene encoding interferon-inducible GTPase 5-like, which yields MATFEDYCIITQEDLEDIKETISSQDLPSAISMIKEYLKQQDLVELNIGVTGESGSGKSTFVNAFRGLGDEDEGSAKTGPVETTMVPEVYLHPKYKNVKVWDLPGIGTPNFKADEYLKLVQFERYDFFIIIASDRFRECHTQLATEIMRMKKRFYFVRCKIDLSIEAEKRKKNFDLQKTLDIIREDCENGLRKIGIDDPAVFLISGWEFEKFDLNVLQERMEKELPQHKRLVLMLALPNITLEINEKKKKALEQNIGKVAFLSACVAAVPVPGLSIAVDLAFIAHEIEKYCTTFGLDKESLEKLCERYGKRIETVEGLIKSAWYKEICTGSITTILRDLSFLITEDAVESVVRFIPLLGTVAAGAMSYWAVSTMLKSALNEVAEDARNVLISLLETEV from the exons ATGGCTACATTTGAAGATTATTGCATAATAACCCAGGAGGACTTAGAGGATATTAAAGAGACCATATCCTCTCAGGATCTCCCATCAGCGATAAGCATGATCAAAGAATACCTCAAACAGCAGGATCTTGTAGAACTTAACATTGGTGTGACGGGAGAGTCTGGTTCTGGAAAGTCCACATTTGTCAACGCATTCAGGGGCTTAGGAGATGAAGACGAGGGCTCTGCTAAAACCGGCCCAGTAGAAACCACTATGGTGCCTGAGGTTTACCTTCAcccaaaatacaaaaatgtgaaaGTGTGGGATCTTCCTGGCATCGGAACACCAAACTTTAAAGCTGATGAGTACCTTAAACTGGTTCAGTTTGAACGCTACGATTTTTTCATCATCATCGCTTCAGATCGGTTCAGAGAATGCCACACTCAGCTGGCCACAGAGATCATGAGAATGAAgaaaagattttattttgttcGTTGCAAGATTGACTTGAGCATTGAGgccgaaaagagaaagaaaaactttgACCTGCAAAAGACACTGGATATCATAAgagaggactgtgaaaacg GTTTGAGAAAAATCGGTATAGATGATCCTGCTGTGTTCCTGATTTCTGGATGGGAGTTTGAAAAGTTTGATCTAAATGTTCTGCAGGAGAGGATGGAGAAGGAGCTTCCACAGCATAAGAGACTTGTGCTGATGTTGGCTTTGCCGAATATCACACTGGAGATTaatgagaaaaagaagaaagctcTAGAGCAGAACATTGGAAAAGTTGCCTTCCTGTCTGCTTGTGTGGCTGCTGTTCCTGTTCCTGGTCTTTCAATTGCTGTGGATTTAGCCTTCATAGCTCACGAGATAGAGAAGTACTGCACCACCTTTGGCCTTGATAAGGAGTCTTTGGAGAAGCTCTGTGAAAGATATGGGAAGAGAATAGAGACTGTGGAGGGTCTGATTAAGTCAGCTTGGTATAAAGAAATATGCACAGGTTCAATCACAACCATACTAAGAGACCTATCCTTTCTGATAACAGAAGATGCTGTTGAGTCTGTTGTTAGGTTTATACCCCTTTTAGGCACTGTGGCGGCAGGAGCAATGTCCTATTGGGCTGTGTCAACAATGCTGAAGAGTGCTCTGAATGAGGTAGCAGAAGATGCCAGGAATGTGCTCATCAGTTTGCTGGAGACTGAAGTGTAA
- the LOC113062371 gene encoding translocon-associated protein subunit beta, translated as MRLLCVFAVVAVVGLVAGEEGARLLASKSLLNRYAVEGRDLTLQYNIYNVGTSAALEVELSDDSFPPEDFGIVSGMLNVKWDRIAPASNVSHTVVLRPLKAGYFNFTSASVSYLAQEGGQVVVGYTSAPGQGGILAQREFDRRFSPHYLDWAAFGVMTLPSIGIPLLLWYSSKRKYDSQKSKKN; from the exons ATGAGGCTGCTCTGTGTATTTGCTGTGGTTGCTGTGGTGGGTCTGGTGGCAGGAGAAGAAGGGGCTCGTCTGTTGGCCTCCAAGTCCCTGCTAAACCGATATGCTGTAGAGGGACGAGACCTCACCCTGCAGTACAACATCTACAATGTGGGCACCAG TGCTGCGCTAGAGGTTGAGCTGTCTGATGACTCGTTCCCCCCTGAAGATTTCGGCATTGTCTCTGGAATGCTCAATGTGAAATGGGATCGTATTGCTCC AGCTAGTAATGTTTCTCACACAGTGGTTCTGCGCCCTCTGAAAGCTGGATACTTCAACTTCACCTCGGCCTCTGTTAGTTATCTGGCCCAGGAGGGTGGACAGGTTGTG GTTGGTTACACAAGTGCTCCAGGTCAGGGAGGCATCCTGGCCCAAAGAGAGTTTGACAGACGCTTTTCTCCACATTAT CTGGACTGGGCAGCTTTTGGTGTCATGACCCTTCCCTCCATTGGCATTCCTCTGCTCTTGTGGTACTCCAGCAAGAGGAAGTACGACTCACAGAAGAGCAAAAAGAACTGA
- the LOC113062364 gene encoding uncharacterized protein LOC113062364 — MDFDNQNIKDAESQQREERLSTLPVHYPRPKPRPSVAPENRPTTKKPPIKPRRSIKCRPTAQQGIEQLNQGHQKENETTVKRIDPALVLGPMRPLEALTPSLRAHTLLWFERTQLPRLHRPGQPLPCWLHGFATRREAEQLLQDKPQGSFLLRLSESKIGFVLSYRGEDRCRHFIIEEEECGSAGSVYLIAGEHSHHRSLDDLISYYTHNPVGPFNEMLTVPCMQSDGGFAEINWWRVKDGEEERNGKAIIDQEEQTQLPMAIGPAVLNSLPTNPSEQTTSATEEPVQYAAVRKPLKKTPSQPEFKYGTETAPPGLENGSSEVAERHLNLNLTGDQASPVDVPYARVNKPPRAVSENPPNFSAHPDLQGATAAVATPSIPNFDTTADSKYWKMEPLHTYEETPHTRSHPEEIDCYAVGRWRQAAVDEVNHHLYSEVNIKGAQEGYAVPRPGPSLPLRPPPRSVHAPLRPELTGQSFGVPPMMTQPQHSGFHHSEQPNLIDSSSSIYEQIPERPTKKRACLPPPNPKR, encoded by the exons ATGGACTTTGACAACCAAAACATTAAAG ATGCTGAATCTCAGCAGAGAGAAGAGCGACTGAGCACTCTTCCTGTCCATTACCCGAGGCCAAAGCCCCGTCCATCTGTAGCTCCAGAGAATCGTCCCACGACCAAGAAACCTCCCATAAAACCCCGACGGAGCATAAAGTGTCGTCCCACAGCACAACAAGGGATAGAGCAATTAAACCAGGGACATCAGAAGGAAAATGAG ACGACAGTGAAGCGAATAGATCCTGCTCTGGTTTTGGGGCCCATGAGGCCCCTGGAGGCTCTGACTCCATCTCTGCGCGCTCACACTCTGCTGTGGTTTGAAAGAACGCAGCTGCCTCGACTGCACAGGCCCGGACAGCCTCTCCCCTGCTGGCTCCACGGTTTTGCTACACGCAG gGAAGCGGAACAGCTGCTGCAGGATAAGCCACAAGGCAGTTTCCTGTTGAGGCTCAGCGAGTCAAAGATTGGCTTTGTGCTTTCTTACAG AGGAGAAGACCGGTGTCGTCATTTCATAATTGAAGAGGAGGAGTGTGGATCAGCTGGTAGTGTGTATCTAATTGCTGGAGAACACAGCCATCATAGAAGCCTGGATGACCTAATCAGCTACTATACCCATAATCCTGTGGGGCCCTTTAATGAGATGTTGACTGTGCCTTGCATGCAG TCTGATGGGGGTTTTGCGGAAATTAATTGGTGGAGGGTGAAGGACGGGGAAGAAGAGAGAAATGGAAAAGCAATAATAGATCAAGAGGAGCAGACACAACTGCCCATGGCTATAGGTCCAGCTGTTCTGAACTCATTACCCACAAACCCCTCCGAACAGACCACTTCTGCTACAGAAGAGCCTGTGCAGTATGCAGCTGTGAGAAAGCCATTGAAAAAGACTCCCTCACAGCCAGAATTCAAGTATGGAACTGAAACAGCGCCTCCTGGTTTAGAA AATGGCAGTTCTGAGGTTGCTGAAAGACACTTAAATCTTAATCTAACAGGGGATCAAGCTTCCCCTGTGGATGTCCCATATGCTAGAGTTAACAAACCCCCCAGAGCAGTATCAGAAAATCCCCCCAATTTCAGTGCCCACCCGGACCTCCAGGGAGCGACAGCGGCTGTTGCCACTCCATCCATCCCAAACTTTGACACAACAGCAGACTCAAAATACTGGAAAATGGAGCCCTTGCACACTTATGAAGAAACTCCACACACACGCAGTCATCCAGAAGAGATTGACTGCTATGCCGTGGGCCGGTGGAGGCAGGCAGCAGTGGATGAAG TGAACCATCATCTATATTCAGAGGTGAATATCAAGGGTGCCCAAGAAGGCTATGCTGTACCCAGACCTGGGCCTAGTCTTCCTCTTCGACCACCCCCAAGATCTGTTCACGCTCCTTTACGACCAGAGCTTACTGGGCAG AGTTTTGGTGTCCCCCCAATGATGACTCAACCTCAACACTCAGGTTTTCATCATTCAGAGCAGCCAAATCTGATTGATTCCTCCAGCTCAATTTATGAGCAAATTCCAGAaagaccaaccaaaaaaagagCATGTCTTCCCCCACCAAACCCCAAACGCTGA